A genomic segment from Halomonas sp. TA22 encodes:
- a CDS encoding acetamidase/formamidase family protein, with the protein MSWFNDSIMARRAVAKGKPGATHSLTEAVQGKYHYTLGPYAEPVLRIQPGDLVSAETHDAFEGKLKSESDKPSELLNLPYLNPQNGPIYVEGAEKGDCLAIYIKEMQPRGPQPRGTTALIPEFGGLVGTGDTAVLNAPLPERVKKVEVDAETGVKWSDSITLPYQPFIGTIGVSPEIEAISSLTPDYYGGNMDLPDVAPGAVIYLPVHSEGALLYLGDCHAAQGDGELCGVAIEHPTVTTVQVDLIKNWTFKWPRLENEQFYMTIGSSRPMEDAARIAYRELVRWLASEFDFDEMDAYLLLTQAGRVRLGNMVDPKYTLGASILKSIVGQAR; encoded by the coding sequence ATGAGCTGGTTCAACGATTCCATCATGGCGCGCCGCGCCGTTGCCAAGGGCAAGCCCGGCGCCACCCACAGCCTCACCGAGGCGGTGCAGGGCAAGTACCACTACACGCTCGGCCCCTACGCCGAGCCGGTGCTGCGCATCCAGCCGGGGGACCTGGTCAGCGCCGAGACCCACGACGCCTTCGAGGGCAAGCTCAAGTCGGAAAGCGACAAGCCCAGCGAACTGCTCAACCTGCCCTATCTCAACCCGCAGAACGGCCCCATCTACGTGGAGGGCGCCGAGAAGGGCGACTGCCTGGCGATCTATATCAAGGAGATGCAGCCGCGCGGCCCGCAACCGCGCGGCACCACGGCGCTGATTCCCGAGTTCGGCGGCCTGGTCGGCACCGGCGACACCGCCGTGCTCAACGCGCCGTTGCCGGAGCGGGTGAAGAAAGTCGAAGTGGATGCCGAGACCGGCGTGAAGTGGAGCGACAGCATCACCCTGCCCTATCAGCCGTTCATCGGCACCATCGGTGTCTCGCCGGAGATCGAGGCGATCAGCTCGCTGACCCCCGACTATTATGGCGGCAACATGGACCTGCCCGATGTCGCTCCCGGCGCGGTGATCTACCTGCCGGTGCACAGCGAGGGCGCCCTGCTCTATCTGGGCGACTGCCACGCTGCTCAAGGCGACGGCGAGCTGTGCGGTGTCGCCATCGAGCACCCCACCGTGACCACCGTGCAGGTCGACCTCATCAAGAACTGGACCTTCAAGTGGCCGCGCCTGGAGAACGAGCAGTTCTACATGACCATCGGCTCCTCGCGGCCCATGGAGGACGCCGCGCGCATCGCCTATCGCGAACTGGTGCGCTGGCTCGCCAGCGAGTTCGATTTCGACGAGATGGACGCCTACCTGCTGCTGACCCAGGCGGGCCGGGTGCGCCTGGGCAACATGGTCGATCCCAAGTACACCCTGGGAGCGTCCATTCTCAAGTCCATCGTTGGGCAGGCGCGCTAA
- a CDS encoding ABC transporter ATP-binding protein, with protein sequence MTIPGQEAPVLAPPILETKGLNKWFGGLHVTHDVNFALPPGEIHCLIGPNGAGKSTLFKLMLGEHTPSAGRILFEGEEITKEPSFARIRRGISVKFQVPGIFKELRVHHNLEIALQKRLKGDELDAEIERLLSFLNLKTQADTLAGALSHGQKQWLEIGMAVSLRPKLLLLDEPTAGMTPDETLATGEMVQALNAEGVTVLAVEHDMAFVRQIAQRVTVLHFGAVFAQGTIDEIVNDDRVAAIYLGQGYD encoded by the coding sequence ATGACCATACCTGGCCAGGAAGCTCCCGTTCTTGCTCCCCCCATCCTTGAAACCAAGGGTCTCAATAAGTGGTTCGGCGGCCTGCACGTCACCCACGACGTGAACTTCGCCCTGCCACCCGGAGAGATCCATTGTCTGATCGGCCCCAACGGCGCCGGCAAGAGCACCTTGTTCAAGCTGATGCTGGGCGAGCACACGCCCAGCGCTGGGCGGATTCTGTTCGAGGGCGAGGAGATCACCAAGGAGCCCTCCTTCGCGCGCATCCGCCGCGGCATCAGCGTCAAGTTTCAGGTGCCGGGCATCTTCAAGGAACTGCGCGTGCACCACAACCTGGAGATCGCGCTGCAAAAGCGCCTCAAGGGCGACGAGCTCGATGCCGAGATCGAGCGGCTGCTTAGCTTCCTCAATCTGAAGACCCAGGCGGACACTCTGGCCGGCGCGCTGAGCCATGGCCAGAAGCAGTGGCTGGAGATCGGCATGGCGGTGAGTCTACGACCCAAGCTGCTGCTGCTCGACGAACCCACCGCGGGCATGACACCGGACGAGACCCTCGCCACCGGCGAGATGGTCCAGGCGCTCAACGCCGAAGGGGTGACGGTGCTCGCCGTGGAGCACGACATGGCCTTCGTGCGCCAGATCGCCCAGCGGGTCACGGTGCTGCACTTCGGTGCGGTGTTCGCCCAGGGCACCATCGACGAGATCGTCAACGACGACCGGGTGGCGGCCATCTATCTGGGGCAAGGCTATGACTGA
- a CDS encoding site-specific integrase — MSRAKKKLTSSKAVENFKAPEGKTKARVVVSNGKLGGLALEARPDRQAKRWIYRYRQGETVVEYQLGSFPQMSLAEARQSHKVAFELVRQGIDPRKQRKAVKAANQAAWTMGEAFEKWIDFYASAPARGGLPPTERTVRKQKGRWRLHLEKRLGGAYVRDMSRRLLIEVLEDIAGSAREEARQCLTLLRQLLDYCEDREQIGDNPAAGLKPAKVKARPGKPRERHLKLPELMELWEVINESRDAVGLASTAMRSVSVANAVRLLILTGARRAEVASMRWDEIKKDTWHIHASRTKSAREHKVHLSNQALAILDEQRKLSNSEFVFASSRNVEKPIHYDTITTAIARLQGRARKEPDAEAALYHLEYFTVHDLRRSVATLWTETFMADPLLVDAMLAHVPPRLVGTYNKGKRYRMQAEIWERWGVVFAGPDEIGRKAM; from the coding sequence GTGAGTCGGGCCAAAAAAAAACTTACCTCGAGCAAGGCAGTCGAAAATTTCAAGGCTCCAGAGGGCAAGACGAAGGCGCGGGTAGTCGTTTCTAATGGCAAGCTCGGTGGGTTAGCCCTTGAAGCTCGCCCTGATAGGCAAGCGAAGCGCTGGATTTACCGCTATCGCCAAGGCGAGACGGTGGTGGAGTATCAGCTCGGCAGCTTTCCCCAAATGAGCCTCGCCGAGGCTCGCCAATCCCACAAAGTAGCCTTTGAGCTCGTCAGGCAGGGTATCGACCCCCGCAAGCAGCGCAAGGCCGTCAAAGCCGCCAACCAAGCGGCTTGGACGATGGGTGAAGCTTTTGAGAAGTGGATCGACTTTTATGCGTCGGCCCCGGCACGGGGTGGGCTACCACCGACCGAGCGCACTGTGCGTAAGCAGAAGGGGCGGTGGCGGTTGCACCTGGAGAAGCGGCTGGGTGGTGCTTACGTTCGGGACATGAGTCGCCGCTTGCTTATTGAGGTGCTTGAGGACATCGCCGGCTCGGCCAGAGAGGAGGCCCGGCAGTGCCTCACTCTACTTCGGCAGCTGCTGGACTACTGCGAGGATCGCGAGCAGATCGGCGATAATCCGGCAGCTGGTTTGAAGCCTGCCAAGGTGAAGGCGAGGCCAGGCAAACCACGTGAGCGCCACCTGAAACTGCCTGAACTGATGGAGCTTTGGGAGGTGATCAACGAAAGCCGCGACGCCGTGGGGTTGGCCTCCACTGCGATGCGCTCCGTGTCGGTTGCCAATGCAGTCAGACTGTTGATCCTGACCGGGGCACGCCGTGCTGAGGTGGCATCTATGCGCTGGGATGAGATCAAGAAGGATACCTGGCACATCCACGCTTCGAGAACCAAGAGTGCACGTGAACACAAGGTACACCTTTCCAACCAGGCGCTAGCAATACTGGATGAGCAACGAAAGTTGTCGAATAGCGAGTTTGTCTTCGCGTCCAGCCGTAATGTCGAGAAACCGATTCACTACGATACGATCACTACAGCGATTGCCAGATTGCAGGGCAGGGCGAGAAAAGAGCCCGATGCTGAAGCGGCGCTCTACCACCTCGAATACTTCACCGTGCATGACCTTAGGCGTTCTGTTGCGACCCTGTGGACCGAGACCTTCATGGCTGATCCACTGCTGGTGGACGCAATGCTGGCTCATGTGCCTCCAAGATTGGTCGGTACTTACAACAAGGGGAAGCGGTACAGAATGCAAGCCGAGATATGGGAAAGGTGGGGCGTGGTATTCGCGGGGCCTGACGAAATCGGTCGGAAAGCAATGTAG
- a CDS encoding urea ABC transporter substrate-binding protein, which translates to MKKSLTPIVMGMGLLGLNSPLMAEEPIKLGVLEDQSGDFAVATIGKVRAIQLAAEEINEAGGIAGRPLELVIYDTQSDNTRYQEFMRRVLQRDQVDAVFAGFSSASREAYRPIVSQFDGFAFYNNQYEGGVCDANMVVTGAVPEQQFSTLLPWMMENYGGRVYTIAADYNFGQISAEWVREIVEEQGGEMVGEEFIPLGVSQFSQTIQNIQRAQPDFIVTLLVGTAQSSYYEQAMSANLRTPMASSVNVGQGYEHLRFTPPSLANMYVTTNYIEEVDTPESREFVERFRAMFPDEPYINQEAANSYIALHLYKEMVERADGETDRETLREIIAEGDVCFDGPSGRVCLDPRSQHMSHTIYLARVEEDHSISFPHVWEDVEPYWLGDNGCDLTQDNPATQYTPSNPPPGD; encoded by the coding sequence ATGAAAAAATCACTGACACCCATCGTGATGGGTATGGGTCTGCTCGGCCTGAATTCTCCTCTGATGGCCGAAGAGCCCATCAAGCTCGGGGTACTGGAGGATCAATCCGGGGACTTCGCCGTGGCCACCATCGGCAAGGTACGAGCCATCCAACTGGCCGCCGAGGAGATCAACGAGGCGGGCGGGATCGCCGGCCGACCGCTGGAGCTGGTGATCTACGATACCCAGTCGGACAACACCCGCTACCAGGAATTCATGCGCCGCGTGCTGCAACGCGACCAGGTGGACGCCGTGTTCGCCGGCTTCTCCAGCGCCTCCCGCGAGGCGTATCGGCCCATCGTCAGCCAGTTCGACGGCTTCGCCTTCTACAATAACCAGTACGAGGGTGGCGTGTGCGACGCCAACATGGTGGTCACCGGCGCGGTGCCGGAGCAGCAGTTCTCCACCCTGCTGCCGTGGATGATGGAGAACTACGGCGGCCGGGTCTACACCATCGCCGCGGACTACAACTTCGGCCAGATCTCCGCCGAGTGGGTGCGCGAGATCGTCGAGGAACAGGGCGGCGAGATGGTCGGCGAGGAGTTCATTCCGCTGGGCGTCTCGCAGTTCTCCCAGACCATCCAGAACATCCAGCGCGCCCAGCCGGACTTCATCGTCACCCTGCTGGTGGGCACCGCCCAGTCCTCCTACTACGAGCAGGCGATGTCCGCCAACCTGCGCACGCCCATGGCCTCCTCGGTGAACGTCGGCCAGGGTTACGAGCATCTGCGCTTCACGCCGCCGAGCCTGGCCAACATGTACGTGACCACCAACTACATCGAGGAGGTGGATACCCCGGAGAGCCGGGAGTTCGTCGAGCGCTTCCGCGCGATGTTTCCGGACGAGCCCTATATCAACCAGGAGGCGGCCAACTCCTACATTGCCCTCCACCTCTACAAGGAGATGGTCGAGCGCGCCGACGGCGAGACCGACCGCGAGACGCTGCGCGAGATCATCGCCGAGGGCGATGTCTGCTTCGACGGCCCCTCCGGCCGGGTGTGCCTGGACCCGAGGAGCCAGCACATGTCGCACACCATCTACCTCGCCCGGGTGGAGGAGGATCATTCCATCAGCTTCCCGCATGTCTGGGAGGACGTGGAGCCCTACTGGTTGGGTGACAACGGTTGCGACCTGACCCAGGACAACCCCGCCACCCAGTACACCCCGTCCAATCCGCCGCCAGGCGATTGA
- a CDS encoding SLC13 family permease, with amino-acid sequence MFRHALSRVVQDVLFMVLLAALVPLWWLSPDAGWALYERVDWKTVGALAGLMVLSRGLEVSGYLSLAGSWLLQRVRGERLLAVYLILFSAGLSAVITNDVALFIVVPLTVSLRRVADLPLGRLIIFEALAVNAGSALSPIGNPQNLFMWQASGAGFLEFTAMMAPLALALTALLIAAVPLAFPRKRISVSGVAAAVPRDRRLFRVSLLLYVPFLVMADWGYAALGAAMLIVLYLFYRRHLLLGVDWLLLLVFALMFINMSLLSGLPAVQGITHHLLQLPGEVFTAAVLTSQVMSNVPAAIFLASFTDDWQALAWGVTVGGFGLAIGSLANLIALRLAYQPGLWREFHVWSVPVLFGGWLVALLLRL; translated from the coding sequence ATGTTCCGTCATGCCCTGTCCCGGGTGGTGCAAGATGTTCTCTTCATGGTGCTTCTGGCGGCGCTGGTGCCGCTGTGGTGGCTTTCCCCCGATGCGGGCTGGGCGCTGTATGAGCGTGTCGACTGGAAGACCGTGGGGGCCCTGGCGGGGCTGATGGTGCTGAGCCGGGGCCTGGAGGTGAGCGGCTACCTCAGCCTGGCGGGCAGTTGGCTGTTGCAGCGGGTGCGGGGGGAGCGCTTGCTGGCGGTCTATCTGATTCTGTTCTCTGCGGGCCTGTCTGCCGTTATCACCAATGATGTGGCGCTGTTCATCGTCGTGCCGCTTACCGTCAGCCTGCGCCGGGTAGCGGATCTTCCCCTGGGGCGCTTGATCATCTTCGAGGCGCTGGCGGTCAATGCCGGCTCTGCGCTTAGCCCCATCGGCAATCCGCAGAATCTTTTCATGTGGCAGGCATCTGGCGCGGGCTTCCTTGAGTTCACGGCGATGATGGCGCCCTTGGCCCTGGCGCTTACCGCCCTGCTGATCGCCGCCGTACCGCTGGCGTTTCCCCGCAAGCGCATCTCGGTGTCCGGTGTGGCCGCCGCGGTACCCCGGGACCGCCGGCTATTCCGGGTCTCGCTGCTGCTGTATGTGCCTTTTCTGGTCATGGCCGACTGGGGTTATGCGGCCCTAGGGGCGGCCATGCTGATTGTGCTCTACCTGTTTTACCGGCGGCATTTGCTGTTGGGCGTGGACTGGCTGCTGCTGCTGGTGTTCGCGCTGATGTTCATCAACATGAGTCTCCTGTCGGGGCTGCCTGCGGTGCAGGGCATCACCCATCACCTGCTGCAGCTGCCGGGGGAGGTGTTTACCGCCGCGGTGCTTACCTCGCAGGTCATGTCCAACGTGCCCGCCGCCATCTTCCTGGCCTCGTTTACCGATGACTGGCAGGCCCTGGCGTGGGGAGTGACGGTGGGCGGGTTCGGTCTGGCGATCGGTTCGCTGGCCAATCTGATTGCCCTGCGCCTCGCCTATCAGCCCGGCCTGTGGCGCGAGTTCCATGTCTGGTCGGTACCGGTACTGTTTGGCGGATGGCTGGTTGCGCTGCTGCTGAGGCTGTAG
- a CDS encoding nitrilase-related carbon-nitrogen hydrolase codes for MKYQVAAVQFEPEMCAKARNIAALSRLVEEAAEAGARLIVTPEMGLTGYCWHDREEVAPYVEPVPGPATEHFAALAARLGCYIVFGLAEVEPRSGLYYNTAVLVGPEGYVGKHRKSHPYIAEPKWAASGDSGHQVFGTSLGRLALLICMDIHFLETARLVALQGAEVICHISNWLAERTPAPYWISRARENGCYLIESNRWGRERGVQFSGGSCIIEPDGRIQASRDSGDGMVLGEIDTARVGGPLIGERRPERYHELLHHTHTWNPLDFYRLYGHQPLPQGKESRVAVAQLVSSEDLDSNLAQCLALAEQAADAELVVFPELSLTGLTAGGENAISHGHAAFERLREAAEQRRQHYVVGFAEAAEGKGYNAAALVGPQGIEAIYRKIHLSDADRDWATPGERWVTHDLPLGRIGLLVGHDADFPEAGRILALRGCDLIACPAAVAGPFHGTHAGTAIAQAEPIPTGADTHHWHHYRVRGGENNVYFAFANLHAPDIGLPGLSGIFGPDTFHFPRREALFTGKTGIAQLHIDTANLASPYPTNIVRRKDLVAMRLPHHYVGLLERN; via the coding sequence ATGAAGTATCAGGTCGCTGCGGTACAGTTCGAGCCGGAGATGTGCGCCAAGGCGCGCAACATCGCCGCCCTGAGCCGCCTGGTGGAGGAAGCCGCCGAGGCCGGCGCGCGGCTGATCGTCACCCCGGAAATGGGTCTCACCGGCTACTGCTGGCACGACCGGGAAGAGGTCGCGCCCTACGTGGAGCCGGTGCCGGGGCCCGCCACCGAGCACTTCGCCGCCCTGGCGGCAAGGCTCGGCTGCTACATCGTGTTCGGCCTCGCCGAGGTCGAGCCACGTAGCGGCCTTTACTACAACACGGCGGTGCTGGTGGGCCCCGAGGGGTATGTCGGCAAGCACCGCAAGAGCCATCCCTATATCGCCGAGCCCAAGTGGGCCGCTTCCGGCGACAGCGGCCATCAGGTGTTCGGCACCTCGCTCGGCCGCCTGGCGCTGCTGATCTGCATGGATATCCATTTCCTTGAAACCGCCCGGCTGGTGGCACTACAAGGCGCCGAGGTGATCTGCCATATCAGCAACTGGCTGGCGGAGCGGACCCCAGCGCCCTACTGGATCAGCCGCGCCAGGGAGAACGGCTGCTATCTCATCGAAAGCAATCGCTGGGGACGGGAGCGCGGCGTGCAGTTCAGCGGCGGCAGTTGCATCATCGAGCCGGACGGGCGGATACAGGCCAGCCGCGACAGCGGCGATGGCATGGTGCTCGGCGAGATCGACACCGCCCGAGTCGGCGGCCCGCTGATCGGCGAGCGCCGCCCCGAGCGCTACCATGAGCTGCTGCATCACACCCATACCTGGAATCCGCTCGACTTCTATCGCCTCTACGGCCACCAGCCGTTGCCCCAGGGCAAGGAGAGCCGCGTCGCCGTGGCACAGCTGGTATCCTCTGAGGATCTCGACAGCAACCTCGCCCAATGCCTGGCGCTGGCGGAGCAGGCGGCGGACGCCGAACTGGTGGTTTTTCCCGAGCTTTCTCTGACCGGCTTGACGGCGGGCGGCGAGAACGCCATCTCCCACGGTCACGCCGCCTTCGAACGGTTGCGCGAGGCCGCCGAGCAGCGTCGGCAGCACTACGTGGTAGGCTTCGCCGAAGCGGCGGAGGGCAAAGGCTACAACGCCGCTGCGCTGGTGGGCCCCCAGGGCATAGAGGCGATCTACCGCAAGATTCACCTGAGCGATGCGGACCGCGACTGGGCCACGCCGGGGGAGCGCTGGGTCACCCACGATCTGCCGCTGGGCCGGATCGGCCTGTTGGTCGGTCATGACGCCGACTTTCCTGAAGCCGGGCGCATTCTCGCCCTGCGTGGTTGCGACCTGATCGCCTGTCCCGCCGCCGTGGCGGGGCCTTTCCACGGCACCCATGCCGGCACCGCCATCGCCCAGGCCGAGCCGATTCCCACCGGCGCCGACACTCACCATTGGCACCACTACCGGGTGCGCGGCGGCGAGAACAACGTCTACTTCGCCTTCGCCAATCTCCACGCGCCCGACATCGGCCTGCCGGGATTAAGCGGCATCTTCGGACCGGATACCTTCCACTTTCCGCGCCGGGAGGCACTGTTCACCGGCAAGACCGGTATCGCCCAGTTACACATCGACACCGCCAACCTGGCATCGCCCTACCCAACCAATATCGTGCGCCGCAAGGATCTCGTCGCCATGCGGCTACCGCATCATTATGTCGGGTTGCTGGAGCGAAACTGA
- a CDS encoding branched-chain amino acid ABC transporter permease encodes MAFLSDLFAFLYQAGDAFAFLVLAACGLAIVFGMMGVINLAHGEFILCGAYVCATTARMGLPLPLAVLSGALVAGLVGMILERLVIRHLYHRPLDTIVATWGISMIATQGTLIVLGSTLPGTGTPLGSFSMGGYSFSLYRLVLIGMALATLLGLYLLFTRTRFGVLARATIQVPHMAQALGINTGFVYSLTFGLGAALAGLAGGLYAPTMTLVPTMGSAFLVEAFVTVVVGGADIFLGTAPAAAILGVIKAALTSWYGQLAGQIGLLLTAIVMIRVMPRGLSGWLLRERS; translated from the coding sequence ATGGCATTCCTAAGCGACCTGTTCGCCTTTCTCTACCAGGCGGGGGACGCCTTCGCCTTCCTGGTGCTGGCGGCCTGCGGCCTGGCCATCGTGTTCGGCATGATGGGGGTCATCAACCTGGCCCATGGCGAATTCATTCTCTGCGGCGCCTATGTGTGCGCCACTACCGCGCGCATGGGCCTGCCACTGCCGCTGGCGGTACTCAGCGGTGCGCTGGTGGCCGGCCTCGTCGGGATGATCCTGGAACGGCTAGTGATCCGTCATCTCTATCACCGCCCACTGGATACCATCGTCGCCACCTGGGGCATCAGCATGATCGCCACCCAGGGCACCCTGATCGTGCTCGGTTCGACCCTGCCCGGCACCGGCACGCCGCTGGGCAGCTTCAGCATGGGGGGTTACTCCTTCTCGCTGTACCGGCTGGTGCTGATCGGCATGGCGCTGGCGACCTTGCTTGGCCTCTATTTATTGTTCACCCGCACCCGCTTCGGCGTGCTCGCCCGGGCGACCATTCAGGTGCCGCACATGGCCCAGGCGCTGGGCATCAACACTGGCTTTGTCTACAGCCTCACCTTCGGCCTCGGCGCGGCGCTGGCCGGGCTCGCCGGCGGCCTCTACGCGCCGACCATGACCCTGGTGCCGACCATGGGCAGCGCCTTCCTGGTGGAAGCCTTCGTCACCGTGGTGGTGGGTGGGGCGGACATCTTCCTGGGCACCGCGCCGGCGGCGGCCATCCTTGGCGTGATCAAGGCGGCGCTGACTTCCTGGTACGGCCAGTTGGCCGGCCAGATTGGCCTGCTGCTTACCGCCATCGTGATGATCCGGGTGATGCCGCGCGGTCTGTCCGGCTGGCTGCTGCGAGAGAGGAGTTGA
- a CDS encoding ANTAR domain-containing response regulator, whose product MTSRMTQNFSHRRALLVCRMGYATEHLERTLVKLGLNVEYVPLGDDRAVISLNELDRNRDILFLDGDLPSPLGEAYSATPQLPPVPLIGLVGLEAPSRLKALLNAGATSFLKKPVHGSCVYSALFLGVNEHRVRFSLKKNAEKHERKRHQRKALVKAILNLMEVNSIDDETAYELLRKESMKHRMNIEDYSQHLLDECGFHDHLYQSNR is encoded by the coding sequence ATGACGTCTAGGATGACCCAGAACTTCAGCCACCGCCGGGCACTACTGGTCTGCAGGATGGGCTACGCTACCGAGCACCTGGAACGCACGCTCGTCAAGTTGGGCCTGAACGTCGAGTACGTGCCGCTGGGAGACGATCGTGCGGTGATTTCGCTGAATGAACTGGATCGCAACCGGGACATTCTCTTTCTGGATGGTGACCTGCCCTCGCCCCTGGGCGAGGCATACAGCGCCACGCCGCAACTGCCGCCGGTACCGCTGATCGGCCTGGTGGGGCTTGAGGCGCCCAGCCGCCTCAAGGCGTTGCTCAATGCCGGGGCGACCAGCTTTTTGAAAAAGCCGGTGCATGGATCCTGTGTCTATTCGGCGCTGTTTCTCGGCGTCAACGAGCACCGGGTGCGCTTCTCCCTCAAGAAGAACGCCGAGAAGCACGAGCGCAAGCGGCACCAGCGAAAGGCGCTCGTCAAGGCCATTCTCAACCTGATGGAGGTGAATTCCATAGATGACGAAACCGCCTACGAATTGCTGAGAAAAGAGAGCATGAAGCACCGCATGAACATCGAGGATTACTCCCAGCATCTGCTGGATGAGTGCGGCTTTCATGATCACCTATACCAATCCAACCGCTAG
- a CDS encoding SelB C-terminal domain-containing protein has product MAIQILEFFDRLGFTRRMKDERVIRRADMWR; this is encoded by the coding sequence CTGGCGATACAAATCCTTGAATTCTTTGATAGGCTAGGCTTCACGCGTCGGATGAAGGATGAGCGTGTCATACGCCGCGCCGATATGTGGCGCTAG
- a CDS encoding transporter substrate-binding domain-containing protein, translating into MSHPSHQVGILISSTGPYGAVGESILNGCLLACAQVKASTEFHIKLEPSHLDPAGEIARYVEGSKRFMAAGIRHIVGCYTSISRKEVIPFLEKSNALLWYPTHYEGFETSDHVIYTGAAPNHHISPLIDYMREHYGDRAYCIGSNYIWAWESNRILREGICQGEDNIIAEKYLPIGDLVSDDVIDSIIAANPDFIFNTLIGSSSYDFFRKLRTACRRRGIDQVADYPVASCNLSESDLQSTGSDACDGHISSSVYFTSVCTPENRRFLSDYRAMFPRGPEPSVEAEAAYMATILLAKGINRVGDNDPERVQAAVRDLSFAAPQGPVKLDAENHHAWLTPRIGRSRKDFSFEILQEASSPVRPDPYLVNVHHEAVAKARKPHLRVVS; encoded by the coding sequence ATGAGCCATCCGTCACACCAAGTCGGTATTCTGATCTCCTCCACAGGGCCCTACGGTGCCGTAGGGGAGTCGATTCTCAACGGCTGCCTGCTGGCCTGTGCCCAAGTGAAGGCGTCGACGGAATTCCACATCAAGCTAGAACCTTCCCATCTCGACCCGGCGGGGGAGATCGCCCGCTATGTGGAGGGCAGCAAGCGCTTCATGGCGGCGGGAATCCGCCATATCGTCGGCTGCTATACCTCCATCAGCCGCAAGGAGGTGATTCCCTTTCTGGAGAAGTCCAACGCGCTGCTCTGGTATCCGACCCATTATGAGGGATTCGAGACTTCCGATCATGTGATCTATACCGGCGCCGCGCCCAATCACCACATTTCGCCACTCATCGACTACATGCGCGAGCATTACGGTGACCGCGCTTACTGCATCGGCTCCAACTATATCTGGGCCTGGGAGAGCAACCGTATCCTGCGCGAGGGCATCTGTCAGGGCGAGGACAACATCATCGCCGAGAAGTACCTGCCCATCGGCGATCTGGTCAGCGACGACGTCATCGACTCTATCATCGCGGCCAATCCAGACTTCATCTTCAACACCTTGATCGGCAGCTCTAGCTACGACTTCTTCCGAAAATTGCGCACGGCCTGTCGCAGGAGAGGCATTGACCAAGTCGCCGATTATCCGGTGGCAAGTTGCAACCTTTCCGAGTCCGACCTTCAAAGCACCGGGTCTGACGCTTGCGATGGCCATATCAGCTCCAGCGTCTATTTCACTTCGGTATGCACGCCGGAAAATCGCCGCTTCCTGAGCGACTATCGGGCCATGTTTCCCCGTGGACCGGAACCTTCGGTGGAAGCGGAAGCGGCCTACATGGCGACCATTCTGCTCGCCAAGGGCATCAACCGGGTGGGCGACAACGACCCGGAGCGGGTACAAGCGGCGGTTCGCGACCTCTCCTTCGCCGCGCCCCAGGGTCCGGTAAAGCTCGACGCCGAGAATCATCACGCCTGGCTAACACCGCGCATCGGCCGTTCGCGCAAGGATTTCAGCTTCGAGATCCTCCAGGAAGCATCCTCGCCGGTGCGCCCGGACCCCTATTTGGTGAACGTACATCACGAAGCGGTCGCCAAGGCCAGGAAACCGCATTTGAGGGTTGTGTCATGA
- a CDS encoding ABC transporter ATP-binding protein — MTDTILKTAKLETGYDSKPVLQGIDIEVKRGEIVAVIGRNGVGKSTLMKSLIGLLPCERGELLLEGEPIAKLSAHRRARRGIGYVPQGRDVFPRMTVMENLRAGESLGTPAPGIYERVFEFFPILEERRNQRAGTLSGGQQQQLSIARVLIGDPKLVLLDEPSEGIQPSIVQEIARTMVRLNQESGLTVIFVEQNIDMIRAMAHRCYVMDKGRIVTELTPEMLEDRDTVRRYLSV, encoded by the coding sequence ATGACTGACACCATTCTCAAGACCGCCAAGCTTGAAACGGGCTACGACAGCAAACCGGTGCTCCAGGGCATCGACATCGAGGTCAAGCGCGGCGAGATCGTCGCGGTGATCGGCCGCAACGGGGTGGGCAAGTCGACGCTGATGAAGAGCCTGATCGGCCTGCTGCCCTGCGAGCGCGGCGAGTTGCTCCTCGAAGGCGAGCCGATCGCCAAGCTCTCCGCCCACCGCCGGGCGCGCCGGGGCATCGGCTACGTGCCCCAGGGCCGCGATGTCTTCCCGCGCATGACGGTGATGGAAAATCTGCGCGCCGGAGAGTCCCTGGGCACGCCCGCGCCCGGTATCTATGAGCGTGTGTTCGAGTTCTTCCCGATTCTAGAAGAGCGCCGCAATCAGCGGGCCGGCACCCTCTCCGGCGGCCAGCAGCAGCAACTCTCCATCGCCCGGGTGCTGATCGGAGACCCCAAGCTGGTGCTGCTCGACGAACCCTCCGAAGGCATCCAGCCCTCCATCGTCCAGGAGATCGCCCGCACCATGGTGCGCCTCAACCAGGAGAGCGGTCTCACGGTGATCTTCGTCGAACAGAACATCGACATGATCCGCGCCATGGCCCATCGCTGCTACGTGATGGACAAGGGGCGCATCGTCACCGAACTCACCCCCGAGATGCTGGAGGACCGCGACACGGTCCGCCGCTATCTCTCCGTCTGA